A stretch of Miscanthus floridulus cultivar M001 chromosome 13, ASM1932011v1, whole genome shotgun sequence DNA encodes these proteins:
- the LOC136500381 gene encoding protein ecdysoneless homolog, with protein sequence MAATASNPFPFPFPSRRPPDDSLFYAVYPLPLPSGLPAPALHASLQSLHLSLLSHLAPFLSSHLFHRDPFTLSLPADPAAPCALCASPPVPHLHGALRFGDSLPDEWLAVSLLFTLTRAFPDIAARAWDSDGEFLLIEAAFTLPRWLDPESAPNRVFIFRGELHILPPSLFPETPSLEAALAAVYDDSIDTRAADAIQASIQRRIAGLPEKAAENLHTARVIVPAPVAKVLKEEPCLIARAVEGFYDRDIDTMKHAARMEKFLKGPGGEGVEMVIITVRMTRAMYAQLVQQNFQAPRGYPMPRREEGPEKWMEAELGMKIACGFEMMYQERRRQGEEGKGSTWEVYRKSLEATGCFEGLLPGSMEYKRVMEDAMQYYKSSNLYSRTREILSEPVRRIDEILSMPYSADGFKGTDLPPSDDDSWLHGGDDELNAELRERQKELEEYEAVKKQRRSQKQSVSSSSRSQTDEFKLGEITESMQEFIRKMSSFEGAEIPADRRDMESVDLDVNQFFKAMELVLGGGSQEQAGSDDGFDRKSSSSDMDFDDSDEDNDFAEELGDKDVDDSFMESYSDALNKELSSSTLEKSFARAPQPETNNEGPSDDAATDAEMTPVDVDLNLVESILNSYSSQQGLPGPASNLLGLMGVKVPPDAKKS encoded by the exons atggcggccaccgcctcCAACCCGTTCCCGTTCCCGTTCCCCTCCCGCCGCCCGCCGGACGACAGCCTCTTCTACGCCGTCTACCCGCTACCACTCCCCAGCGGCCTCCCCGCGCCCGCGCTCCACGCCTCGCTCCAGTCCCTCCACCTCTCCCTCCTCTCGCACCTCGCCCCGTTCCTCTCCTCCCACCTCTTCCACCGGGACCCCTTCACGCTCTCCCTCCCGGCGGACCCGGCCGCCCCCTGCGCGCTTTGCGCCTCGCCGCCCGTGCCCCACCTCCACGGCGCGCTCCGTTTCGGCGACTCCCTCCCCGACGAGTGGCTCGCCGTCTCCCTCCTCTTCACTCTCACCCGCGCCTTCCCCGACATCGCGGCCCGCGCCTGGGACTCCGACGGGGAGTTCCTCCTCATCGAGGCTGCCTTCACGCTCCCGCGGTGGCTCGACCCGGAATCCGCCCCCAATCGCGTCTTCATCTTCCGCGGAGAGCTCCACATCCTGCCGCCCTCCCTCTTCCCCGAGACGCCGTCGCTGGAAGCCGCGCTCGCCGCCGTCTACGACGACTCCATCGATACCCGCGCCGCCGACGCCATCCAGGCTTCCATACAGCGCCGCATCGCTGGGCTGCCCGAAAAGGCGGCGGAGAACCTACACACGGCACGCGTTATCGTCCCGGCGCCCGTCGCAAAGGTGCTCAAGGAGGAGCCATGCCTGATCGCGCGTGCCGTCGAGGGTTTCTACGACCGGGACATAGACACCATGAAGCATGCGGCGAGGATGGAAAAATTCCTCAAGGGGCCTGGTGGCGAGGGGGTTGAGATGGTGATAATCACGGTACGCATGACGCGGGCAATGTACGCACAGCTTGTGCAGCAGAACTTTCAGGCTCCCAGGGGGTACCCGATGCCTAGGAGGGAGGAGGGGCCAGAGAaatggatggaggcagagctGGGGATGAAGATTGCCTGCGGATTCGAGATGATGTACCAGGAGAGAAGACGCCAGGGTGAGGAAGGTAAAGGGAGCACGTGGGAGGTTTACAGGAAGAGCTTGGAGGCAACCGGGTGCTTTGAGGGGCTGCTTCCTGGGTCAATGGAGTATAAGAGGGTCATGGAGGATGCAATGCAATATTACAAGAGCTCTAATTTGTATTCCCGAACAAG GGAGATACTGAGTGAACCAGTGCGGCGTATTGATGAAATCCTATCAATGCCGTACTCGGCTGATGGATTTAAAGGCACTGATCTTCCTCCTAGTGATGATGACTCTTGGTTGCATGGTGGGGATGACGAGTTAAATGCAGAACTCCGTGAAAGGCAGAAGGAACTGGAAGAGTATGAAGCTGTGAAGAAGCAAAGAAGAAGTCAAAAGCAAAGTGTCTCTAGCAGTTCGAGATCCCAGACAGACGAGTTTAAGCTTGGAGAGATTACAGAGTCCATGCAAGAGTTCATTCGCAAAATGTCCAGCTTTGAGGGAGCCGAGATTCCTGCAGACAG GAGAGATATGGAATcagtggacctagatgtcaacCAGTTCTTCAAGGCCATGGAATTGGTTTTAGGTGGAGGTTCACAAGAGCAAGCTGGCAGTGATGATGGATTTGATAGAAAATCCTCATCGTCCGACATGGACTTTG ATGAttctgatgaagacaatgattttgcTGAAGAATTAGGTGACAAGGATGTGGATGATTCTTTTATGGAGTCATATTCAGATGCTTTAAATAAAGAGCTAAGCAGTTCCACTCTTGAGAAAAGCTTTGCTCGTGCACCACAACCGGAAACTAACAATGAG GGTCCATCAGATGATGCAGCTACTGATGCAGAGATGACTCCAGTTGATGTAGATCTGAACCTTGTCGAGAGCATTCTTAACTCCTACTCTTCGCAACAAGGTCTTCCCGGTCCGGCTTCCAATCTGCTAGGACTCATGGGCGTAAAGGTCCCTCCAGATGCTAAAAAGTCGTGA